One genomic segment of Natrononativus amylolyticus includes these proteins:
- a CDS encoding DsbA family protein: protein MDDRTLRRSRPSSRRRVLALTAASVGSLAGCLGSSTEPDDEEWNASITPASGDDDATADSTDDASASDDDGTDDTGDTGFDQSADRQWHDEQYAVDYDHPVTQELGREPTLGGHPDETGALIVEFDDISCRVCAEFHRETFPALASNVIEPGHATYVVRNFPRTEEWATPATYALESVYARDTERFWDLRGYLYDRLSDLHTGNVLEVIEAYLADTDLDEAAVLEDVEREQYAETIDRNLEIRRETGVFNTPTFFLFIDGEFQTRLTGHQSGTVFERTLEL, encoded by the coding sequence ATGGACGATCGCACACTACGCCGGTCCCGGCCCTCGAGTCGGCGCCGCGTCCTCGCACTGACGGCGGCGTCGGTCGGTTCGCTCGCCGGCTGTCTCGGTTCGAGTACAGAGCCGGACGACGAGGAGTGGAACGCCAGTATCACGCCAGCGAGCGGCGACGACGACGCGACGGCGGACTCCACCGACGATGCCAGCGCCAGTGACGACGACGGTACCGACGACACCGGGGACACCGGATTCGACCAGTCGGCGGACAGGCAGTGGCACGACGAGCAGTACGCGGTCGACTACGACCACCCGGTCACGCAGGAACTCGGACGCGAGCCGACCCTCGGCGGCCACCCCGACGAAACCGGCGCGCTGATCGTCGAGTTCGACGACATCTCCTGTCGCGTCTGTGCCGAGTTCCACCGGGAAACGTTCCCCGCCCTGGCCTCGAACGTGATCGAACCCGGCCACGCGACCTACGTCGTCCGAAACTTCCCGCGAACCGAGGAGTGGGCGACCCCCGCGACGTACGCCCTCGAGTCGGTGTACGCCCGCGATACCGAGCGGTTCTGGGACCTGCGAGGGTACCTGTACGACCGGCTGAGCGACCTGCACACGGGGAACGTCCTCGAGGTCATCGAGGCGTACCTCGCCGACACCGACCTCGACGAGGCGGCGGTGCTCGAGGACGTCGAACGGGAGCAGTACGCCGAGACGATCGATCGAAACCTCGAAATCCGCCGGGAGACCGGCGTGTTCAACACGCCGACGTTCTTTCTGTTCATCGACGGCGAGTTCCAGACCAGACTGACTGGCCACCAGTCGGGCACCGTCTTCGAGCGAACCCTCGAGCTATAG
- the hpt gene encoding hypoxanthine/guanine phosphoribosyltransferase, producing METLRQALREAPVVDRDGYHYFVHGVTDGIPLVEPDVLRSVADGITERVDLESVDKLVAPEAMGIHHATALSLETDLPFVVVRKRAYGFDGEVAVHQETGYGESELYVNGVAPGERVVVVDDVLSSGNTLRGVCAALEEIGAEIAAVVVVLERTDVEREELSHEVTSLLEIAVEDGRVVVG from the coding sequence ATGGAGACACTCCGGCAGGCGCTCCGCGAGGCACCCGTCGTCGACCGCGACGGCTACCACTACTTCGTTCACGGCGTCACCGACGGGATTCCGCTGGTCGAACCCGACGTGCTCCGGTCGGTCGCCGACGGGATCACCGAGCGGGTGGACCTCGAGTCCGTCGACAAGCTGGTCGCGCCCGAGGCGATGGGGATCCACCACGCGACGGCGCTCTCGCTCGAGACGGATTTGCCGTTCGTCGTGGTCCGCAAGCGCGCCTACGGCTTCGACGGCGAGGTCGCCGTCCACCAGGAGACCGGCTACGGCGAGAGCGAACTGTACGTAAACGGGGTCGCCCCCGGCGAGCGGGTAGTGGTCGTCGACGACGTGCTCTCCTCGGGGAACACGCTCCGGGGCGTCTGTGCCGCCTTAGAGGAAATCGGCGCCGAGATCGCGGCCGTGGTCGTCGTCCTCGAGCGGACCGACGTCGAGCGCGAGGAGCTCTCCCACGAGGTGACGAGCCTGCTCGAGATCGCCGTCGAGGACGGGCGGGTCGTCGTCGGTTAG
- a CDS encoding DUF192 domain-containing protein — protein sequence MRLRHEPVDGTADVLATDVEFADSLWSQTRGLMFRESFPPGAALAFPFGRAKTRDVHMLFVRFPIDVVWAVGEVVQRVERLRPWRGYARERADLIVELPAGAAADVSEGDRVVLESPP from the coding sequence GTGCGACTTCGCCACGAGCCGGTCGACGGCACCGCCGACGTCCTCGCCACCGACGTCGAGTTCGCGGACTCGCTGTGGAGTCAGACGCGCGGGCTCATGTTCCGCGAGTCGTTTCCGCCCGGCGCCGCGCTCGCGTTTCCGTTCGGCCGGGCGAAAACCAGGGACGTCCACATGCTGTTCGTCAGGTTCCCGATCGACGTCGTCTGGGCCGTCGGAGAGGTCGTCCAGCGCGTCGAGCGGCTGCGCCCCTGGCGGGGCTACGCGCGCGAGCGGGCGGACCTGATCGTCGAGTTGCCCGCGGGCGCGGCGGCCGACGTGTCGGAGGGCGACCGGGTCGTCCTCGAGTCGCCTCCCTAA
- a CDS encoding transcription factor S produces the protein MQFCDDCGSMMKADGDRMVCADEDCGATSGRDRETEAEFVSTDSQRFDDVIETSEETDVEGKPTTSDVRCPECENEKAYYALQQTASADEPPTRFFKCTECGHRWRGYN, from the coding sequence ATGCAGTTCTGCGACGACTGCGGCTCGATGATGAAAGCCGACGGCGACCGGATGGTGTGTGCCGACGAGGACTGCGGGGCGACCAGCGGTCGCGATCGGGAGACCGAAGCGGAGTTCGTCAGCACGGACTCACAGCGATTCGACGACGTCATCGAAACGAGCGAGGAGACGGACGTCGAGGGGAAGCCGACGACCTCCGACGTCCGGTGTCCCGAGTGTGAGAACGAGAAGGCGTACTACGCGCTCCAGCAGACGGCCTCCGCCGACGAGCCGCCCACCCGCTTTTTCAAGTGTACGGAGTGTGGCCACCGGTGGCGCGGCTACAACTGA
- a CDS encoding AAA family ATPase, with protein MDVTQANTECNAVLDAIGDAVICNREFLETVLLGVVGRGHVLLEDVPGTGKTLTARSVANALGLSFSRIQFTPDLLPSDVTGTHVFNEQDREFEFNEGPIFANIVLADEINRAPPKTQAALLEAMEEGQVTVDGETRMLPQPFFVIATQNPVEQEGTFPLPEAQVDRFLVKTSMGYPDETGEVELLRRRAGREEMSPTVERVFEPEHVAELRQVPETIRVDEDLIDYVVALSRETRTDGRVEVGVSPRGTQRLFEAARAYATIRGREYVTPDDIKRVAHPVMAHRLVLTPDATVNDVQKDQVVDTVLESVPVPTVE; from the coding sequence ATGGATGTCACACAGGCGAACACCGAGTGCAACGCCGTCCTCGACGCGATCGGTGACGCCGTTATCTGCAACCGGGAGTTCCTCGAGACCGTTCTCCTCGGCGTCGTCGGCCGCGGCCACGTCCTCCTAGAGGACGTCCCCGGCACCGGAAAGACCCTGACCGCCCGCAGCGTCGCGAACGCGCTCGGACTCTCGTTCTCGCGGATTCAGTTCACCCCGGACCTGCTCCCCTCGGACGTCACCGGCACCCACGTCTTCAACGAACAGGACCGGGAGTTCGAGTTCAACGAGGGGCCGATCTTCGCCAACATCGTCCTCGCAGACGAGATCAACCGCGCGCCGCCGAAGACCCAGGCCGCCCTGCTCGAGGCGATGGAGGAGGGCCAGGTCACCGTCGACGGCGAGACGCGCATGCTCCCCCAGCCGTTTTTCGTCATCGCGACCCAGAACCCCGTCGAACAGGAGGGGACGTTCCCGCTGCCCGAGGCGCAGGTCGACCGCTTCCTCGTCAAGACCTCGATGGGCTACCCCGACGAGACCGGCGAAGTCGAACTCCTCCGGCGTCGCGCCGGCCGCGAGGAGATGAGCCCCACCGTCGAACGCGTGTTCGAGCCCGAACACGTCGCCGAACTCCGCCAGGTTCCCGAGACGATCCGCGTCGACGAGGACCTCATCGACTACGTCGTCGCGCTGTCCCGCGAGACCCGCACCGACGGCCGCGTCGAGGTCGGCGTCTCCCCGCGGGGCACCCAGCGGCTGTTCGAGGCCGCCCGCGCCTACGCGACCATTCGCGGCCGGGAGTACGTCACCCCCGACGACATCAAGCGCGTCGCCCACCCCGTGATGGCCCACCGACTCGTGCTCACCCCCGACGCGACCGTCAACGACGTCCAGAAGGACCAGGTCGTCGACACGGTTCTCGAGTCGGTTCCGGTGCCCACCGTCGAATAA
- a CDS encoding (R)-citramalate synthase has product MTPTPLHIDDDRTVRLLDTTLRDGEQAPGVSLSPDEKVDVARALERVGVDTIEAGSACTGAGERAAISRVTDLDLAARVTSFCRAVRDDVDLALECDVDGVHLVVPASDRHVEGKVGTTREDVLETTAELVAYATDHDLWVEVIGEDGSRAELDYLEAVMATALEAGADRTCFADTVGHTGPERTREAVSRLAALGPVSAHTHDDLGLGVTNALAAVSAGADLVHCTVNGLGERAGNVALEEVAIALSHVYGVETVDLEGLYDLAQLVSRATGVALPPNKAVVGENAFTHESGIHTDGTLKDDKMYEPYPPETVGRERRLALGKHTGRAGVRAALEEHDVEATPDEVATIATRVTELGDRGRRVTDADLLAVAADVTGDERERTVDLLDLTATSGGPVPTASVRLDVRGEERVASGTGSGPVDAAVSAVRTALGSSADAHLESYRVDAVTGGTDAVVTVEVTMVRGDRSVTVARSEADITRASVEAMVDALDRLLEADRRRRAPADD; this is encoded by the coding sequence CTGACACCGACCCCGCTCCACATCGACGACGACCGAACGGTACGACTTCTCGATACGACGCTCAGAGACGGCGAGCAAGCGCCGGGTGTCTCGCTGTCGCCCGACGAGAAGGTCGACGTCGCCCGCGCGCTCGAGCGCGTCGGCGTCGACACGATCGAAGCCGGCAGCGCCTGTACGGGCGCCGGCGAGCGCGCGGCGATCTCGCGCGTGACCGACCTCGACCTCGCGGCCCGCGTGACGAGTTTCTGTCGCGCGGTTCGCGACGACGTCGACCTCGCGCTCGAGTGCGACGTCGACGGCGTCCACCTCGTGGTTCCCGCGAGCGACCGCCACGTCGAGGGAAAGGTCGGCACGACCCGCGAGGACGTCCTCGAGACGACGGCCGAACTCGTCGCCTACGCGACCGACCACGACCTCTGGGTCGAGGTCATCGGCGAGGACGGCTCCCGCGCGGAGCTCGACTACCTCGAGGCGGTGATGGCGACGGCGCTCGAGGCGGGCGCGGACCGGACCTGCTTCGCCGACACCGTCGGTCACACGGGTCCCGAACGGACCCGCGAGGCGGTGAGCCGACTCGCTGCCCTCGGACCCGTCAGCGCCCACACCCACGACGACCTCGGACTCGGCGTCACCAACGCCCTGGCCGCGGTGTCGGCGGGTGCCGATCTGGTCCACTGTACCGTCAACGGACTCGGCGAGCGCGCGGGCAACGTCGCCCTGGAGGAGGTCGCGATCGCCCTTTCGCACGTCTACGGCGTCGAGACGGTCGACCTCGAGGGGCTGTACGACCTCGCACAGCTCGTCTCGCGGGCGACCGGCGTCGCACTGCCGCCGAACAAGGCCGTCGTCGGCGAGAACGCCTTCACCCACGAGAGCGGCATTCACACAGACGGGACGCTCAAAGACGACAAAATGTACGAACCCTACCCGCCGGAGACCGTCGGCCGAGAGCGACGGCTCGCCCTCGGCAAGCACACGGGTCGCGCCGGAGTCCGGGCGGCCCTCGAGGAACACGACGTCGAGGCGACTCCCGACGAGGTCGCCACGATCGCGACCCGGGTGACGGAACTGGGCGATCGCGGCCGCCGGGTCACGGACGCCGACCTGCTCGCCGTCGCCGCGGACGTCACCGGCGACGAGCGCGAGCGGACCGTCGACTTGCTCGACCTCACGGCGACCAGCGGCGGCCCCGTTCCCACGGCGAGCGTCAGACTCGACGTTCGCGGCGAAGAGCGCGTCGCCAGCGGCACCGGCTCGGGGCCGGTCGACGCTGCCGTTTCGGCCGTCCGAACCGCCCTGGGGTCGTCGGCTGACGCCCACCTCGAGTCCTACCGCGTCGACGCCGTCACCGGCGGCACCGACGCCGTCGTCACCGTCGAGGTGACCATGGTTCGCGGCGACCGCAGCGTCACCGTCGCCCGCAGCGAGGCCGACATCACCCGCGCGAGCGTCGAGGCGATGGTCGACGCGCTCGACCGGCTGCTCGAAGCCGACCGGCGCCGGCGCGCACCCGCGGACGACTGA
- a CDS encoding DMT family transporter, which translates to MSRLLEVSLFLFLAVLWGLSFPAIAVGLEYLPPVLFAAFRYDVAAVLLLAFAAWRVGGWLPRGRNNLLAIAGGGLFLVAGNGLLFIGQQTVPSGVAAIITALVPIFTALWAFVLLGERLSPVGAAGVGIGFLGIGFVIQPDPANLLAGDTVARLLIVGQVISVALGGVVVQRAAPTMGRVSLTGWSMLVGAVVLHVVSLGLGEGAGDGVTAPTAIGAVIYLGVFSTAVAFFIYFTILEEHGAFETALVAYLVPVVATVAGVFVLGETISPLAFVGFGLVATGFAVLKRRAIAEMVGFASGPASGETPRR; encoded by the coding sequence GTGTCCCGTCTGCTCGAGGTCTCGCTGTTTCTGTTTCTCGCCGTGCTGTGGGGGCTCTCGTTTCCGGCGATCGCGGTCGGTCTGGAGTACCTCCCGCCGGTGTTGTTCGCGGCCTTCCGGTACGACGTCGCGGCGGTTCTGTTGCTGGCGTTCGCGGCGTGGCGCGTCGGCGGCTGGCTGCCCCGCGGACGCAACAACCTGCTCGCGATCGCCGGCGGCGGGCTGTTTCTCGTCGCCGGAAACGGCCTGCTGTTCATCGGCCAGCAGACCGTCCCGAGCGGCGTTGCCGCGATCATCACGGCGCTGGTTCCGATCTTCACGGCGCTGTGGGCGTTCGTCCTGCTCGGCGAGCGCCTCTCGCCGGTCGGCGCCGCCGGGGTCGGCATCGGCTTCCTCGGCATCGGATTCGTCATCCAGCCCGACCCGGCCAACCTGCTCGCGGGCGATACGGTCGCTCGCCTCCTCATCGTCGGACAGGTGATCAGCGTCGCACTCGGCGGCGTGGTGGTCCAGCGGGCGGCGCCGACGATGGGGCGCGTCTCGCTGACGGGGTGGTCGATGCTCGTCGGCGCCGTCGTCCTCCACGTCGTGAGTCTGGGCCTCGGCGAGGGGGCCGGCGACGGCGTCACCGCCCCGACGGCGATCGGAGCGGTGATCTACCTCGGGGTGTTCTCGACGGCGGTCGCCTTCTTCATCTACTTCACCATCCTCGAGGAACACGGCGCGTTCGAGACGGCGCTCGTCGCCTACCTCGTGCCGGTCGTCGCGACCGTCGCCGGCGTGTTCGTCCTCGGCGAGACGATCTCCCCGCTGGCGTTCGTCGGCTTCGGCCTCGTCGCCACCGGCTTCGCGGTACTGAAACGGCGGGCGATCGCAGAAATGGTCGGGTTCGCGTCCGGGCCGGCGAGCGGCGAAACGCCGCGTCGCTGA
- the ppc gene encoding phosphoenolpyruvate carboxylase, translating to MELHNRGVRQDVRELGALLGEILEAQTSRRAFETVESCRTTAIDYRAGEIDSRESLVDELARVSPHQQRVVARAFATYFELINLAEERERVRSIRWDSQDGSLADSLEAAAAELGETDPETVESILEDVQIEPTFTAHPTEARRKTVKAKLRAIATHLETLDERLLTDKEAAQVWRDVDAEVTSLWQTRQVRKRQPEVEDEARNVQWYLENTLFDVVGEVYDELEDALEAAVEGSLEVPKLLEFRSWAGSDRDGNPYVTPEVTANTLVRQREVVLSRYREELKRLSGVLSQDGARLSPGPAFEDALEADRQRLEGSARAAAERYPGEPYRQKLKLMRERLRRVGDVRPGGYGNADELLADLETIAESLRENGAETVVEAHVDPLRRQVETFGFSLASLDLRDHREKHTDAIAAALEREGIDYRALEEDERADLLTDAVLQDEPVIDLADTEGLPEDAARVLTLFDSLADWQAEYGVAAVDTYCISMTEEPSHALEVLFLADQAGVVSLPEHCGIDVVPLLETEYALSGARRIMGALFENEAYAAALSARGRTQEIMLGYSDSNKENGFLAANWSLYRNQRHLAEICDDHDVTMRLFHGRGGSISRGGGPMNEALLALPNSTVTGQVKFTEQGEAISEKYGNPRIAERNIEQMLNAQLRARKQAIEQPREEVPEEWLEAMETMADAARREYRDLLESDGFVRYFEQATPITVIENLDLGSRPASRSGERTVEDLRAIPWVFSWTQSRCILPGWYALAAGVDEYLEGDGSMETLQEMYGEWPFFRTTLDNAALSLSRTELEIAAEYADLAEDDLRERFFPRLSEEHERAAELVTTIGERDELHTRDWLGENLARRNPYVDPLNLLQVQLLGRTQRTDIEERTLRLTVKGIAAGMKNTG from the coding sequence ATGGAATTGCACAACAGGGGCGTTCGACAGGACGTCCGGGAACTGGGCGCGCTCCTCGGGGAGATCCTCGAGGCCCAGACCTCGAGACGGGCGTTCGAGACGGTCGAATCGTGTCGGACGACCGCGATCGACTACCGCGCGGGCGAGATCGACTCCCGTGAGTCGCTGGTCGACGAACTCGCGCGGGTGTCGCCCCACCAGCAGCGCGTTGTCGCGCGGGCGTTCGCCACCTACTTCGAGCTGATCAACCTCGCCGAGGAGCGCGAGCGGGTCCGGTCGATTCGCTGGGACTCGCAGGACGGCAGCCTCGCCGACAGCCTCGAGGCGGCGGCCGCCGAACTCGGGGAAACCGATCCGGAGACGGTCGAGTCGATCCTCGAGGACGTGCAGATCGAGCCGACGTTCACCGCCCATCCGACGGAGGCCCGCCGGAAGACGGTGAAGGCGAAGCTCCGCGCGATCGCGACCCACCTCGAGACGCTCGACGAGCGGCTGCTCACCGACAAGGAGGCGGCGCAGGTCTGGCGCGACGTCGACGCCGAGGTGACGAGCCTCTGGCAGACCCGACAGGTCAGAAAGCGCCAGCCGGAGGTCGAAGACGAGGCCAGGAACGTCCAGTGGTACTTAGAGAACACGCTGTTCGACGTCGTCGGCGAGGTGTACGACGAACTCGAGGACGCCCTCGAAGCGGCGGTCGAGGGCTCGCTCGAGGTGCCAAAACTGCTCGAGTTTCGCTCGTGGGCCGGCAGCGACCGCGACGGCAACCCGTACGTCACCCCCGAGGTGACCGCGAACACGCTCGTGCGCCAGCGCGAGGTGGTCCTTTCGCGCTACCGCGAGGAGCTCAAGCGCCTCTCGGGGGTGTTGAGCCAGGACGGCGCCCGGCTCTCGCCAGGGCCGGCGTTCGAGGACGCCCTCGAGGCGGACCGCCAGCGCCTCGAGGGAAGCGCCCGCGCTGCGGCCGAGCGCTACCCGGGCGAGCCGTACCGCCAGAAGCTCAAGCTCATGCGCGAGCGCCTGCGTCGGGTGGGTGACGTCCGCCCCGGCGGCTACGGAAACGCCGACGAACTGCTCGCGGATCTGGAGACCATCGCCGAGAGCCTGCGAGAGAACGGGGCGGAGACGGTCGTCGAGGCCCACGTCGATCCGCTGCGCCGACAGGTCGAGACGTTCGGCTTCTCGCTCGCCAGTCTCGACCTGCGCGACCACCGGGAGAAACACACCGACGCCATCGCGGCCGCCCTCGAGCGCGAGGGGATCGACTACCGCGCGCTCGAGGAGGACGAACGGGCCGACCTGCTGACCGACGCCGTCCTGCAGGACGAGCCGGTGATCGACCTCGCCGACACCGAGGGGCTCCCCGAGGACGCCGCGCGCGTGTTGACGCTGTTCGACAGCCTGGCCGACTGGCAGGCCGAGTACGGCGTCGCCGCCGTCGACACCTACTGCATCTCGATGACCGAGGAGCCGAGTCACGCCCTCGAGGTGCTCTTTCTCGCCGACCAGGCGGGGGTCGTCTCGCTGCCCGAACACTGCGGCATCGACGTCGTGCCGCTGCTCGAGACGGAGTACGCCCTCTCGGGGGCACGCCGGATCATGGGGGCGCTGTTCGAGAACGAGGCCTACGCGGCGGCGCTCTCCGCCCGCGGGCGGACCCAGGAGATCATGCTCGGCTACTCCGACTCGAACAAGGAGAACGGCTTCCTGGCGGCGAACTGGTCGCTCTACAGGAACCAGCGCCATCTCGCCGAGATCTGTGACGACCACGACGTGACGATGCGGCTGTTTCACGGCCGCGGCGGCTCGATCTCGCGGGGCGGCGGACCGATGAACGAGGCGCTGCTCGCCCTGCCGAACTCGACGGTGACCGGCCAGGTGAAGTTCACCGAGCAGGGCGAGGCCATCTCGGAGAAGTACGGCAATCCCCGGATCGCAGAGCGAAACATCGAGCAGATGCTCAACGCCCAGCTGCGGGCGCGAAAGCAGGCCATCGAGCAGCCCCGCGAGGAGGTCCCCGAGGAGTGGCTCGAGGCGATGGAGACGATGGCCGACGCCGCCCGCCGGGAGTACCGGGATCTGCTCGAGAGCGACGGCTTCGTCCGCTACTTCGAGCAGGCGACCCCCATCACGGTGATCGAGAACCTCGATCTCGGCTCGAGACCGGCCTCCCGCAGCGGCGAGCGCACCGTCGAGGACCTGCGGGCGATCCCGTGGGTGTTCTCTTGGACGCAGTCGCGGTGTATCCTGCCGGGGTGGTACGCGCTGGCCGCTGGCGTGGACGAGTACCTGGAGGGCGACGGATCGATGGAGACGCTCCAGGAGATGTACGGGGAGTGGCCGTTCTTCCGGACGACACTCGACAACGCCGCGCTGTCGCTGTCGCGAACCGAACTCGAGATCGCCGCCGAGTACGCCGACCTGGCCGAGGACGACCTGCGCGAGCGGTTCTTCCCGCGGCTCAGCGAGGAACACGAGCGGGCGGCCGAACTGGTGACGACGATCGGGGAGCGCGACGAACTCCACACGCGGGACTGGCTCGGCGAGAACCTGGCCCGGCGAAACCCCTACGTCGACCCGCTGAATCTGTTGCAGGTACAGCTACTCGGTCGGACCCAGCGAACGGATATCGAAGAACGGACGCTGCGCCTGACGGTGAAGGGGATCGCCGCGGGGATGAAGAACACCGGGTGA
- a CDS encoding right-handed parallel beta-helix repeat-containing protein yields MSSNENSGQSNGDRTESRRAYLHRLGAVGLLAGVAGVSATGRASGTPGVTGARGVSVTDAGRTLVEDVSRLELGEGLAGIENGDSVQLQATQAAVESNSSPSVVNVQSDLGVEPESDDVWGAIYEHYSSFQPTQRCHKYVIPCGTWHVETDSIHLDAHEYFGVVGDPYAVLRVTDPDVDLLTFVGSSDDSLPHAQRTEMKDLRVDIRGDVDAGIGRWYTYGYGHVENVEIRGRRDRRNPEYGGDRHTLKLSAIRPEATNVARNVRFNHGDTAYSEAAGPGHAIPFSAEPPHVGTNIWERCQATGFLDNGFYVSTSTGRNLIVSCLARNNAGANIRLGPDDVVLNSRIVMDAQPEQPWTGLWLQNGGGQSVMGLRCESTIQKSTEILRCTQDGPATISDLHIEDGGNGGRAIRIQTSGDGRTVFENCSIVDRTTPTAADYAVYVRSSRVTFRDCRFDVASQTGVDRNAIIVHSPSAPVDQLTIDDCEISADDVSLRFARNGADHNVTGTILRSRVTSDSGTTLSRVLWTGNRHYSPVALNGSQDDWQGDFNWGVDL; encoded by the coding sequence ATGAGTAGTAATGAAAACTCAGGGCAGTCGAACGGTGATCGGACCGAATCACGTCGGGCGTACCTCCACAGACTCGGAGCAGTGGGTCTGCTCGCGGGCGTTGCGGGAGTCTCGGCGACGGGACGCGCAAGCGGAACGCCCGGCGTGACCGGCGCCCGCGGCGTGAGCGTGACGGACGCCGGGCGGACCCTCGTCGAGGACGTCTCGCGACTCGAGCTGGGCGAGGGTCTCGCCGGCATCGAGAACGGCGACAGTGTCCAGCTCCAGGCGACGCAGGCGGCCGTCGAATCGAACTCGAGTCCGAGCGTCGTCAACGTCCAGTCGGACCTCGGCGTCGAACCGGAGTCAGACGACGTCTGGGGTGCGATCTACGAGCACTACTCGTCGTTCCAGCCGACCCAGCGGTGTCACAAGTACGTCATCCCGTGCGGGACGTGGCACGTCGAGACCGATAGCATCCACCTGGACGCCCACGAGTACTTCGGCGTCGTCGGCGATCCGTACGCCGTACTCCGGGTCACCGACCCGGACGTCGACCTCCTCACGTTCGTCGGCAGCAGCGACGACTCGCTGCCACACGCCCAGCGAACGGAGATGAAGGACCTCCGAGTCGACATCCGGGGCGACGTCGACGCCGGAATCGGTCGGTGGTACACGTACGGCTACGGCCACGTCGAAAACGTCGAGATCCGCGGCCGCCGCGACAGACGGAACCCGGAGTACGGCGGCGACCGCCACACCCTGAAACTCAGCGCGATCCGCCCGGAGGCGACGAACGTGGCCCGAAACGTGCGGTTCAATCACGGCGATACCGCGTACTCGGAAGCGGCCGGCCCCGGTCACGCGATCCCATTCAGCGCGGAGCCACCCCATGTCGGAACGAACATCTGGGAGCGCTGCCAGGCGACCGGCTTCCTCGACAACGGGTTCTACGTGTCGACCAGCACCGGTCGAAACCTCATCGTCAGCTGCCTCGCGCGGAACAACGCCGGCGCGAACATCCGCCTCGGCCCGGACGACGTCGTCCTGAACTCGAGGATCGTGATGGACGCACAGCCCGAACAGCCGTGGACGGGGCTCTGGCTCCAGAACGGCGGCGGACAGAGCGTTATGGGTCTGCGCTGTGAGAGTACGATCCAGAAGAGCACCGAAATTCTGCGGTGTACGCAGGACGGGCCGGCCACGATCTCGGACCTTCACATCGAGGACGGCGGCAACGGCGGGCGGGCGATCCGCATCCAGACCAGCGGCGACGGCAGAACGGTCTTCGAGAACTGTTCGATCGTCGACCGCACGACCCCGACGGCCGCCGACTACGCGGTGTACGTCCGCTCCTCGCGGGTCACGTTCCGGGACTGCCGGTTCGACGTCGCGTCCCAGACCGGCGTCGATCGGAACGCGATCATCGTCCACAGCCCGAGCGCGCCGGTCGACCAGCTCACGATCGACGACTGCGAGATCAGCGCCGACGATGTCTCGCTGCGATTCGCACGGAACGGAGCGGATCACAACGTCACCGGGACGATCCTCCGCTCGAGGGTGACCAGCGACAGCGGAACGACCCTGTCGAGGGTGCTCTGGACCGGAAACCGACACTACAGTCCCGTCGCACTGAACGGGAGCCAGGACGACTGGCAGGGCGACTTCAACTGGGGAGTCGACCTCTGA
- a CDS encoding DsbA family protein — protein sequence MGEHHSRRRILQVSSVGLLGGVAGCAGFVGETTDEPGSSEPRAEPTETASTGESDDGGTDAVSEPDDEPAEDRDSEESEPDEGEEPEEDDLDRYEIDEPAGALARLPIPDDPGSYQYPIAGTGDADVRVTLFGGWLCRHTQRFVEVGFDALLGEAVRDGEIDLEYHGVAYRDGGPLHGDDGRRAARAGLATWYAQPDAFWSFFEYHYVNMDPDHDGWASTDRLRQLGAEAGIENHEQFARTIDSGAFEEQLRETMTHVEEIPISVVPQVAIDGTSYSPNANPDDIGEAIEAALEGDG from the coding sequence ATGGGCGAGCACCACTCCCGGAGACGGATACTGCAGGTGAGTAGCGTCGGGCTCCTCGGCGGGGTCGCGGGCTGTGCGGGGTTCGTGGGGGAGACGACGGACGAGCCTGGCTCCAGCGAACCGAGGGCGGAGCCGACGGAGACCGCGTCGACCGGCGAGAGCGACGACGGGGGTACCGACGCGGTCTCCGAACCCGACGACGAACCGGCCGAGGATCGGGACTCCGAGGAATCCGAACCGGACGAGGGTGAAGAGCCGGAGGAAGACGACCTCGATCGGTACGAGATCGACGAGCCGGCCGGCGCTCTGGCGAGACTTCCGATTCCGGACGATCCCGGCTCCTACCAGTACCCGATCGCGGGGACGGGCGACGCCGACGTGCGCGTCACGCTCTTCGGTGGCTGGTTGTGTCGACACACCCAGCGTTTCGTCGAAGTGGGGTTCGACGCGCTGCTCGGCGAGGCCGTTCGCGACGGCGAGATCGACCTCGAGTACCACGGGGTCGCCTACAGGGACGGCGGGCCGCTGCACGGAGACGACGGACGGCGCGCCGCGCGTGCGGGTCTCGCCACGTGGTACGCACAACCCGACGCCTTCTGGTCGTTCTTCGAGTACCACTACGTCAACATGGACCCCGACCACGACGGCTGGGCGAGCACCGATCGGCTCCGTCAGCTGGGCGCCGAGGCGGGGATCGAGAACCACGAACAGTTCGCGCGCACGATCGACAGCGGGGCGTTCGAAGAACAGCTCCGCGAGACGATGACCCACGTCGAGGAGATCCCGATCTCGGTGGTGCCGCAGGTGGCGATCGACGGGACGAGCTATTCGCCGAACGCGAACCCAGACGATATCGGCGAGGCGATCGAGGCCGCCCTCGAGGGCGACGGCTGA